CCACGAGAAGCGGCGTAATCGCGCCTGCGCGACGTGCTCGGCCGTGTTGCCGTAGTCGATGTTGAGGTGGCGACCGAGAACCACGGTGGCCACGCTGCCGGCCCAGGCCGCTTTCAGCGCGGCGGCCGCAGACTGCGCATGGTTGCCCGTGGCCCAGGTGTCGTCGATGAGCAGGACGTTCTCACCCCGGAGCGCCGCTGCCGCATAGCGCCTGGAAGAGGCCGCCCTGCCCAGGTCGGCGGCTTCCGGTGTCGGTGCGAGCAGGTCGCGATGGCGGTCCCGGGTGGCCCCGGCCATTTCGGCGACCATGGCACGAAGGGGATGATCCGCACGCCCGCTGGTGCTGGGGACCGTCGTCACGATGTCGAACGAGGGCACTGCGCAGTGAGTCCTGATGCACTCCTCGTGCATGGCCAGGAAACGCCACAGAACGGCAGCCAGCCCCATGCGGAAGTACTGCTGCTGAGGGCCCACCGCGTTCTTGTAGCGCCAGAGCTCATTGGCATACTGCTCGCCCTTGAGGGCCAGGCTGACAGGAACGACGGCGTCGGCCATTCCCGCTCCGAGAAGCTTGGCGGCCTCGTTGCACCGCAGACAGGTTCGATAACCGACCTTGGCGGGACCTCGGCAGACCCGACACACGCCCGGGCCGGGCAGCAGCGGATGGACCAGGAAGTTGGCGTAGCGGGCGGACAGCCCGACGACGGTTGCCACGCTGGTCCGCCGGTCAGGTCCAGGTCAGCTCGCCCGTGGTGGGGACGAGGGAGTCGAGGCGGCAAAAGACGTCCTCCGGACCGTCGATGACAGTCGTGTTGGGCCTGGTGGCGTACTCCCTCGCCCATTCGTGAGTCATCAGAGAACGCATGAGGAACACCCGGCGGCCGTGCTCCAACGCGAGTCGGGCCTGCATCCGGGCGCCGCTGCGGTAGGCGGCCTCGATCACGACGGTGGCCAGGCTGTAACCGCTCATCACCGCGTTGCGCATGGGGAAGGACGTCTTCGAGGGAGGAGCGTCTGGCCAGAACTGCGAGATCAACAGCCCCTTCTCGGCGATCTCCTGCTGGAGCCCTGCGTTCTGAGCCGGGTAGACATGGCGCAGACCGGTGCCGATCACGGCGACGGTTCGGCCACCGGCGGCCAGGGCACTGCCGTGCGCGGCGGTGTCGATGCCTGCCGCCAGACCGCTGACAACGGTGACACCTCGCTCGGCGAGACCACCCGCGATCGCACGGGCATGGGCGACGCCCTCCGGAGTGGGCGAGCGGGTACCGACGACAGCGACACGCAGGTCGTCGTCGGCCGTCGTTCCCCGGAGGAAGAGCAGAGGGGGACGCTGATGGACCAGCCTCAGGTAGAGCGGATAGTCAGGATCGAGGATCGTGACCAGCCGCATGCCCTCGCGCTCCCAGTCGGCGATCTCCGCCGCGACCTTCTCCAGATCAACTGAGGGCCCGGTGTCAAAGAGCGTTCCCTGCCCCGAGAGATCGAGTGAGCATTCGAGAACATCCCGGGCGCTTCCGACCGTCTCCACCTGGTCGGTGACCTCGGACCAGGAGCGATCACCGCGCCGCAGCAGCGCGACGAGGGCGGCTCGCTCCAGCTCCTGATCCATGCCGCAAGTATAGGAACCGCTCCCCCTGACGCAGGCGGCTTGCGCCAGGCCCACGGGCCCGTACAGCAGGCTCATGCGACGCACAGGCCCTCGCCAGGCACCGTCCGGCCCGCGCGACACTCACGGCAGCGGCCGGGGTGTGGGGAGCGGAAGGCGCGGTCGCAGCCGTCGCAGTTCTGAAGAGGATCGGATCGACGGGCTGGTCCGGTGGCCACCCCGGTGGTCGGTGGGGGCGTGCGGCGGGCGGGGAGCGGTACCGGCAGCATCGCGCGGAGACGGTAGGCGAGCACACCGGCCGGGTGCGGCATGTCCTCAGGGAGACCGGCACTCAGCGCGCGGTGAACGGCGGCCTCAGTGATCCCGACCGCGAACCACGCTGCGACGGCGGGAGCGAGTCGGTCCACCTGCCGCTGGGAGAGGGTGAGGCGTTCGTCGGTGCGGCGCAGCCCCGCGAGGAGGGCAACGGCCCTGGCGTGACGCCGGTCGCGGGGGCCGCGCTCCTTCCGCCCGGCTTCGGGTTCGGGCGCGTCCCGGTGGGGCGCTTGGTCGTCCTCCCTGGGCGTTCCCGTTACCTCCGTGCCTGCCTCGGGCCGACGGTCACGGGTACCAGTCGTCGGAGCCGGACGCCCGGCCACACGCAAGGGCGCGACGGCGGCGGCGCGATCCGGGACAGGGGCGTGGTGGACGTACGTCCGTGTGACCAGGCGGCCCGACTCCGTGTGCTCGCGGACCCGTGCCAGATAGCCGTGCGCTTCCAGCTCGCGCAGCGCGGATGCGATCCGGTCCCGTCCCTCGGGGAAGCGGTCCGCGAGACTGCGGATGTCGACGGGGGTGCCCTCGGGCACCGACAGGATGTGGGTCGCCAGGCCGATGGCGGTCAGCGACAGCTCGCGGTGCTGGGCGAGGTGGTTGCCGACGACCACGTACTGGCCGGACTGGTACGTGCGTACGTGGGTGACACCGGAGGGAGTGGTGGATCGCCGAACACCCGGAATCGGGCGCAGGGCAGCGTTACGCTTCTTCTCAGCCATGGGGAAGGTGCTTTCTTCCTCGTTGGTCAGGCCCTCGCACTGGGATTGCCGTCCCGGCGGGGGCCGATGCATGTGTGGGCTTGTGGAGTTGTGACGGAGGCAATTGCCTCGGGGTGAGACTGCACGCCCGAGCCGCCGCCGCGCCAGCCAGACCGACCCGTTTCACCCGCGCGAGTGACCTGCGCGAGGTTTGGTTTGGTTGGTTGGTTTTTTTCCCAGGGTTCTTTGGTCTTTTACGGCCCGAAGCCCCGGCCCGCGTGCGACCGGAGCACGTACTTCCCGGCGCCGGTCGCCAGATCCAGTTCCGCCCAGACCGTCTTGCACGGCACCGGTCCCTGCCGCACACCCCAGCGGTCCGCCAGCTCCTCGATCAGCAGCAGCCCGTAGCCGGACTCGGCAGGTACGTCGGCTGCGGTCCGGCGGGCGGGCAGGTGATCACCCCGGGTGTCGGTCACCTCGATACGCAGAAGTCGCGGCGTGACCGAGAGCGCCAAACGGAAGCTCCGGCCGGTAACCCGGCCGTGCAGCGCGGCGTTCGCCGTCAGCTCGGCGACGATCAGCCGAGCGGGGTCCAACGGCAGCCCCCAGGAGCGCAGTTGCTCGGTTGCCAGCAGCCGGCCGAGGCGGGCGCCACGCCGGGTCGCGGAGAGAGGTACGCAGAACTGGCGCGCCGAGGTGTGGAGGGTGGAGATTTGCTCGTTCACGTCACTCAGCGTGTCCGCGCGTGCTTAGCCTGCGAAGAATGGCAGCCCGTGCGGACGGGGGCTGTCCGTGCGGTGTCCGGTTGCGTCCGGGCCGTACGGGAGTGGTGACGGGAGGACGGCG
Above is a genomic segment from Streptomyces fodineus containing:
- a CDS encoding DNA-processing protein DprA is translated as MSLLYGPVGLAQAACVRGSGSYTCGMDQELERAALVALLRRGDRSWSEVTDQVETVGSARDVLECSLDLSGQGTLFDTGPSVDLEKVAAEIADWEREGMRLVTILDPDYPLYLRLVHQRPPLLFLRGTTADDDLRVAVVGTRSPTPEGVAHARAIAGGLAERGVTVVSGLAAGIDTAAHGSALAAGGRTVAVIGTGLRHVYPAQNAGLQQEIAEKGLLISQFWPDAPPSKTSFPMRNAVMSGYSLATVVIEAAYRSGARMQARLALEHGRRVFLMRSLMTHEWAREYATRPNTTVIDGPEDVFCRLDSLVPTTGELTWT
- a CDS encoding ATP-binding protein, which gives rise to MSDVNEQISTLHTSARQFCVPLSATRRGARLGRLLATEQLRSWGLPLDPARLIVAELTANAALHGRVTGRSFRLALSVTPRLLRIEVTDTRGDHLPARRTAADVPAESGYGLLLIEELADRWGVRQGPVPCKTVWAELDLATGAGKYVLRSHAGRGFGP